Proteins co-encoded in one Megalops cyprinoides isolate fMegCyp1 chromosome 1, fMegCyp1.pri, whole genome shotgun sequence genomic window:
- the LOC118774304 gene encoding GTPase IMAP family member 4-like, with the protein MSNYKLTKDAGDSSERRIVLLGKTGDGRSSTGNTILGGGNFEEGISPSSVTSKSENKTSQVNGRPVTVIDTPGFFDTELSDEEMKREILRCISLSAPGPHAFLLVIKLDRYTEEKKEAMKKVDKLFGVEALRFTIVLFTSGDNLNNKSVQQFIELNSDLKNFVQKCGGGYHVFNNRNRSDCSQVTELLEKIDKMVEKNGGNCYTNEMYELTEQALRQEEERELKK; encoded by the exons ATGAGTAACTACAAGCTGACTAAGG ATGCTGGTGACTCCAGTGAAAGAAGGATTGTGTTGCTTGGGAAAACTGGAGACGGGAGGAGCAGCACTGGAAATACCATTCTGGGAGGTGGAAACTTCGAGGAAGGCATTAGCCCCAGTTCTGTCACAAGTAAGAGTGAGAATAAAACAAGCCAGGTTAATGGGAGACCAGTCACTGTGATTGACACCCCAGGATTCTTTGACACAGAGCTCTCTGAtgaagagatgaagagagagattTTGAGGTGTATCTCCCTGTCTGCACCAGGACCCCATGCATTCCTCCTGGTGATCAAGTTGGATCGatacacagaggaaaagaaggaaGCCATGAAAAAAGTTGACAAGCTGTTTGGGGTGGAAGCTCTGAGGTTCACTATTGTCCTATTCACAAGCGGGGACAATCTGAACAACAAATCCGTTCAGCAgtttattgaattgaattctgATCTGAAAAATTTTGTTCAGAAATGTGGAGGTGGATACCATGTCTTCAACAACAGAAACAGGAGTGATTGCAgtcaggtcacagagctgctggagaagatagatAAGATGGTGGAGAAAAATGGAGGCAACTGCTACACgaatgaaatgtatgaattgACAGAACAAGCACTTCgacaggaggaagaaagagaactGAAGAAG
- the LOC118774360 gene encoding GTPase IMAP family member 7-like — protein sequence MVEDDDDDELRIVLVGKTGVGKSSSGNTILGEAVFKAEISPSTVTQKCRRESRNIDNRYVAVVDTPVLFDTELPRSKIMEEIVRGISMMAPGPHVFLVVMQLGRFTQEESETVELIKELFDEEAYHYTMVLFTRGDELKRSDEKEKTLQQFLSGNSSGSDKLAKVLDNFGNNFFAFNNKNTNDRTQVTELLKKIDTEIVKKNKGGYYTNDMLQEAERAIKKMMEKILRKKKGEIQKKVEKLKKQYEGEELQREINDFMRQLRRRVREEAQRDNEFIRTVLISLGIIFAAVAAGAATATSFTTPPSIGGIALVEKLYAKGNRSAAGPPSSTSCRGLTHTEYPRTPKEKKKLTERNQTPKSAPGRDSRG from the exons ATGGTAGAagatgacgacgatgatgaaCTGAGGATTGTGCTGGTTGGAAAAACAGGAGTTGGAAAAAGCTCATCTGGAAATACAATCCTTGGGGAAGCGGTGTTTAAGGCTGAGATCAGCCCCTCCACGGTAACACAGAAGTGTAGAAGAGAAAGCCGAAACATTGATAACAGATATGTTGCTGTAGTTGACACTCCAGTATTGTTTGATACAGAGCTTCCTCGAAGTAAAATAATGGAGGAGATTGTGAGAGGCATTTCTATGATGGCCCCCGGGCCCCATGTGTTTCTAGTTGTGATGCAGCTGGGGAGATTCACACAAGAGGAGAGTGAAACAGTGGAGCTCATTAAAGAACTGTTTGATGAAGAAGCATACCACTACACAATGGTGCTTTTCACTCGGGGAGATGAATTAAAAAGAAGtgatgaaaaggagaaaacGTTACAACAGTTTTTAAGTGGAAACTCTTCTGGATCTGACAAACTTGCCAAGGTCCTTGACAACTTCGGGAAtaatttttttgcctttaacaacaaaaatacaaatgaccGCACTCAGGTCACAGAACTGCTGAAGAAGATTGACACAGAGATTGTTAAGAAGAATAAGGGAGGCTACTACACCAATGACATGTTacaagaggcagagagagccaTCAAGAAGATGATGGAGAAGAttctgaggaagaaaaaaggtgAGATACAGAAGAAGGTggagaaactgaaaaagcagTATGAAGGAGAGGAACTGCAGCGAGAGATAAATGACTTCATGAGACAGTTGAGAAGAAGGGTTAGAGAAGAAGCCCAGAGAGATAATGAGTTTATCAGAACTGTCCTGATCTCACTTGGAATAATATTTGCGGCTGTGGCAGCTGGAGCAGCAACAG CTACCTCGTTCACAACGCCCCCCAGCATTGGCGGTATCGCCCTCGTTGAGAAACTCTACGCTAAGGGAAACCGTTCTGCAGCCGGTCCACCCTCTTCCACCTCGTGCCGGGGACTCACGCACACAGAGTATCCACGCAcgccaaaagaaaaaaagaaattaaccGAACGAAACCAAACTCCAAAATCCGCCCCGGGTCGCGACTCCCGGGGTTAA